A genomic window from Thiomonas arsenitoxydans includes:
- a CDS encoding DUF3311 domain-containing protein: MSTPKKLGPLQFILLAIPCVAVLAIPYFNKLEPSVFGIPFFYWWQLVWVPLSGVFIAIVYKMVVPSGSGD, from the coding sequence ATGTCCACACCCAAAAAACTGGGGCCGCTGCAGTTCATTCTGCTGGCGATTCCCTGTGTTGCCGTGCTCGCCATTCCCTACTTCAACAAGCTGGAACCCAGCGTGTTCGGCATTCCCTTCTTCTACTGGTGGCAACTCGTCTGGGTGCCGCTGTCCGGGGTTTTCATCGCCATCGTCTACAAGATGGTCGTGCCGTCTGGAAGCGGAGACTGA
- a CDS encoding DsrE family protein, translating to MQATRRQVLIAALCAIASGAANAAGQVVQTPYKAPMKVVFEFYLDDPATLSNALFWVRSVFNTVQASPYDFSPEDVQAVVVLHGTEIAATVIRNQDRYREAVERMRYYAQMGVKFKVCGQAAHDFGYTPADFLDFIEIVPNAMTELIYWQQQGYALIIPRILIKRESTEQIR from the coding sequence ATGCAAGCCACAAGACGACAGGTATTGATCGCAGCGCTCTGCGCGATTGCCAGCGGCGCGGCAAACGCGGCTGGACAGGTGGTGCAAACGCCCTACAAGGCGCCGATGAAAGTGGTGTTCGAGTTTTACCTCGACGACCCCGCAACCCTTTCCAATGCGCTGTTCTGGGTGCGCTCGGTGTTCAACACGGTGCAGGCCTCGCCCTATGACTTTTCGCCCGAAGATGTGCAGGCCGTCGTGGTGCTGCACGGCACCGAGATTGCCGCCACCGTTATCCGCAATCAGGACCGTTATCGTGAAGCCGTCGAGCGCATGCGCTATTACGCGCAGATGGGCGTGAAGTTCAAGGTGTGCGGACAGGCGGCACACGATTTCGGCTACACCCCGGCGGATTTTCTGGACTTCATCGAAATCGTGCCGAACGCCATGACCGAGTTGATCTATTGGCAGCAGCAGGGTTATGCCCTGATCATTCCGCGCATCCTGATCAAGCGGGAATCGACCGAACAAATCCGCTGA
- the moaE gene encoding molybdopterin synthase catalytic subunit MoaE, with protein MEPITIRIQTEPFDLGAELQALRAGRLDVGAIASFVGLCRDHHPGVCDPGHVQAMELEHYPGMTERAIADMVHEAQARWPLLGVTVIHRVGRLLPGDDIVLVLVASAHRAAAFAACEFLMDYLKTQAPFWKKETTPEGGQWVDARESDDAALRRWGVESDNAG; from the coding sequence ATGGAGCCGATCACCATTCGCATCCAGACCGAGCCGTTCGACCTGGGTGCAGAACTGCAGGCGCTGCGGGCTGGGCGGCTGGACGTGGGCGCGATCGCCAGTTTTGTCGGGCTTTGCCGCGATCATCATCCGGGCGTTTGCGACCCCGGCCATGTGCAGGCGATGGAACTCGAGCATTACCCCGGCATGACCGAGCGCGCCATCGCCGACATGGTGCATGAGGCACAGGCGCGTTGGCCCTTGCTGGGTGTCACGGTGATTCACCGCGTGGGCCGCCTGCTGCCGGGCGACGACATCGTGCTGGTGCTGGTGGCCAGCGCCCACCGCGCCGCCGCCTTTGCCGCCTGCGAATTTTTGATGGATTACCTCAAAACTCAGGCGCCGTTCTGGAAGAAGGAAACCACGCCCGAGGGCGGTCAGTGGGTCGATGCCCGCGAATCCGACGACGCCGCGCTGCGCCGTTGGGGCGTCGAGTCCGACAACGCCGGCTGA
- the moaD gene encoding molybdopterin converting factor subunit 1, which translates to MLVQIRYFASVREIVGVSQETHDLPEAVLTVGQARDWLRAQGGRYALALAAEKPLRMACNQLMCDGDTALQPGCEVAFFPPVTGG; encoded by the coding sequence ATGCTCGTTCAGATTCGGTATTTCGCCAGCGTGCGCGAAATCGTCGGTGTGTCACAAGAAACGCACGACCTGCCCGAAGCGGTGCTCACCGTGGGGCAGGCGCGCGATTGGCTGCGGGCGCAGGGCGGGCGCTACGCACTGGCGCTGGCGGCTGAAAAACCGCTGCGCATGGCGTGCAATCAGCTCATGTGCGACGGCGACACAGCGCTGCAGCCCGGCTGCGAAGTCGCGTTTTTTCCGCCCGTCACCGGGGGCTGA
- a CDS encoding molybdopterin molybdotransferase MoeA: MTAPASPLIDPDVALQRLLAAASAISETETLPLSSALGRVLAQEVRSTIDVPPADNTAMDGYAVRSAEVSAAGARLPVSQRIPAGAVPQPLQPGTAARIFTGGLIPPGADAVVMQEQCAAEGDAVRINAQPKAGDWVRRRGLDVAAGSVVLAAGQRLRPQDLGLAASVGVASLRVRRKPRVAMLFTGDELAMPGEPLRPGAIYNSNRFVIRALLETAGCEVTDFGIVPDQLEATRAVLRQAALGHDLVVSTGGMSVGEEDHVKPAVQAEGALDLWQIAMKPGKPLAFGHLRRSEEQGEAAFIGLPGNPVSSFVTFLLFVRPFLLALQGAGQTAVQTLPVRAAFDWPKPDRRREYLRVRLNAQGEAELFASQNSAVLTSTVWADGLVDNPPQHPIARGDVLRYLPFSILLQG, from the coding sequence ATGACTGCGCCAGCTTCACCTCTGATCGATCCCGATGTCGCTTTGCAGCGTCTGCTGGCTGCTGCGAGCGCGATCAGCGAGACCGAGACGCTGCCGCTCTCGTCCGCTCTCGGTCGGGTGTTGGCGCAAGAGGTGCGCTCCACCATCGACGTGCCCCCGGCTGACAACACCGCGATGGACGGCTACGCCGTGCGCAGCGCCGAGGTGTCTGCCGCGGGCGCCCGCCTGCCGGTGAGCCAGCGCATTCCGGCCGGCGCCGTACCGCAGCCCCTGCAGCCGGGAACGGCGGCGCGTATTTTTACCGGCGGGCTCATTCCACCGGGCGCGGACGCCGTGGTGATGCAGGAACAATGCGCCGCCGAGGGTGATGCGGTGCGCATCAACGCGCAGCCCAAGGCCGGTGATTGGGTGCGGCGACGCGGCCTGGATGTGGCGGCTGGCAGTGTGGTGCTCGCAGCCGGGCAACGGCTGCGGCCGCAGGATCTCGGGCTGGCCGCTTCCGTGGGAGTGGCCTCGCTGCGAGTGCGTCGCAAGCCGCGCGTGGCGATGCTGTTCACCGGCGATGAACTCGCCATGCCCGGCGAGCCGCTGCGCCCCGGCGCCATCTACAACTCCAACCGCTTTGTCATCCGCGCCCTGCTGGAAACCGCGGGATGCGAGGTGACCGATTTCGGCATCGTGCCCGATCAGCTCGAGGCCACCCGCGCCGTGCTGCGCCAAGCCGCGCTGGGCCACGACCTCGTGGTGTCCACCGGAGGCATGTCGGTGGGCGAGGAAGACCACGTCAAGCCCGCGGTGCAGGCCGAAGGCGCGCTCGATCTGTGGCAGATCGCCATGAAGCCTGGCAAGCCGCTGGCCTTCGGCCATCTGCGCCGCAGCGAAGAACAGGGCGAAGCCGCCTTCATCGGTCTGCCCGGCAATCCGGTGTCGAGCTTCGTGACCTTTCTCCTTTTTGTGCGGCCTTTTTTGCTCGCCTTGCAGGGCGCAGGGCAAACCGCCGTGCAGACGCTGCCGGTGCGCGCCGCGTTCGATTGGCCCAAGCCCGACAGGCGCCGCGAATATCTGCGCGTTCGGCTCAATGCGCAAGGCGAGGCCGAGCTGTTTGCCTCGCAGAATTCCGCGGTGCTCACCTCGACCGTCTGGGCCGACGGCCTGGTGGACAACCCGCCGCAGCACCCCATCGCCCGTGGCGATGTGCTGCGCTACCTTCCGTTCTCCATCTTGTTGCAGGGCTGA
- the mobB gene encoding molybdopterin-guanine dinucleotide biosynthesis protein B, protein MKVVGFAGFSGSGKTTLVEALVKRFVQKGLRVSVLKHAHHRFEFDHPGKDTWRHREAGAFEVLAASDRLITLQRRLPEPQELGVPELLLMLDPAADWVFVEGFKQARLPKVEVWRASTGRPLCYPEDAQVLAIATDSPQQLPQPAPAAVLDINAPAAVADWLTDNAPKFEYLP, encoded by the coding sequence ATGAAGGTCGTCGGATTTGCCGGATTTTCCGGCAGCGGCAAGACCACCTTGGTCGAGGCGCTGGTCAAGCGGTTCGTGCAGAAGGGGTTGCGGGTGTCGGTACTCAAACACGCGCATCACCGCTTCGAGTTCGATCATCCGGGCAAAGACACCTGGCGGCACCGCGAGGCCGGCGCGTTTGAGGTGCTGGCCGCGTCCGACCGCCTGATCACGCTGCAGCGCCGTCTGCCTGAGCCGCAAGAGCTTGGGGTGCCCGAGCTTCTGCTCATGCTCGATCCAGCCGCTGACTGGGTGTTTGTCGAAGGCTTCAAGCAGGCGCGGCTCCCCAAGGTTGAAGTGTGGCGCGCCAGCACCGGGCGGCCTCTCTGCTACCCCGAGGATGCGCAGGTTCTCGCCATCGCCACCGACTCGCCGCAGCAACTCCCGCAGCCCGCCCCTGCCGCCGTCCTCGACATCAACGCCCCGGCTGCCGTGGCCGACTGGTTGACGGACAATGCCCCCAAATTCGAGTACCTGCCATGA
- the thrC gene encoding threonine synthase: MRYLSTRGESATRGFSDILLEGLAPDGGLYLPESYPLIDSATLAQWRGLSYADLAFEILSRFITDIPADDLRALIAKTYTPEVFGGHAEIVPLKPLKGDPGMALLGLSEGPTLAFKDMAMQLLGNLFEYALARQHSELNIFGATSGDTGSAAEYAMRGKRGIRVFMLSPFGKMSAFQTAQMYSLADANIHNIAVQGVFDDAQDMVKAVSNDLDFKRRWRIGTVNSINWARLAAQIVYYFAGYFQATRSNDEQVSFTVPSGNFGNICAGHVARMMGLPIRKLVLATNENNVLDEFFRTGVYRPRKSAETHHTSSPSMDISKASNFERFIFDLLGRDASRVHALFADELPSRGFFDLSADPAFARSATDYGFTSGSSTHADRLATIRSVWQGSERLIDTHTADGVKVAREHLEPGVPMLVLETALAAKFPETIQEAVGTCPQRPAGLEDLERRPQRFAVMPVEVEAVKTYIAMHCGAGLAGS, encoded by the coding sequence ATGCGTTATCTGAGTACCCGCGGCGAGTCCGCGACCCGAGGTTTTTCCGACATCCTGCTCGAAGGGCTGGCGCCCGATGGCGGGCTCTATCTGCCCGAAAGCTATCCGCTGATCGATAGCGCCACGCTGGCGCAATGGCGCGGGCTGTCTTACGCCGATCTGGCTTTTGAGATTCTGTCGCGTTTCATCACCGACATTCCGGCGGACGATCTGCGCGCGCTGATCGCCAAGACCTACACGCCCGAGGTGTTCGGCGGCCATGCCGAGATCGTGCCGCTCAAACCGCTGAAAGGCGATCCGGGCATGGCGCTGCTGGGCTTGTCCGAAGGGCCGACGCTGGCGTTCAAGGACATGGCCATGCAGTTGCTCGGCAATCTGTTCGAGTACGCGCTGGCCCGCCAGCACAGCGAACTCAATATTTTCGGCGCGACCTCGGGCGATACCGGCAGCGCGGCCGAATATGCCATGCGCGGCAAGCGCGGTATTCGCGTGTTCATGCTCTCGCCCTTCGGCAAGATGAGCGCGTTTCAGACCGCGCAGATGTATTCGCTGGCCGACGCCAACATCCACAACATTGCGGTGCAAGGCGTGTTCGACGATGCGCAGGACATGGTCAAGGCCGTGTCCAACGACCTCGACTTCAAGCGCCGCTGGCGCATCGGCACGGTCAACTCCATCAACTGGGCGCGGCTTGCGGCGCAGATCGTCTATTACTTCGCCGGTTACTTCCAGGCCACGCGCAGCAACGACGAGCAGGTGAGCTTCACGGTGCCGTCGGGCAACTTCGGCAACATCTGCGCCGGGCATGTGGCGCGCATGATGGGTCTGCCGATCCGCAAGCTGGTGCTGGCCACCAACGAAAACAACGTGCTCGACGAGTTCTTCCGCACCGGCGTCTATCGTCCGCGCAAATCGGCGGAAACACATCACACCTCTAGCCCGTCGATGGATATCTCCAAAGCCTCGAACTTCGAGCGCTTCATCTTCGATCTGCTCGGGCGCGACGCTTCGCGCGTGCACGCGCTGTTCGCGGACGAACTGCCGAGCAGGGGCTTTTTCGACCTCTCGGCCGACCCGGCGTTTGCCAGGAGTGCGACCGACTACGGCTTCACCTCGGGCAGCAGCACCCATGCCGACCGGCTCGCCACCATCCGGAGCGTGTGGCAGGGCAGCGAACGGTTGATCGACACCCATACCGCCGACGGCGTGAAAGTGGCGCGCGAACACCTGGAGCCGGGCGTGCCCATGCTGGTGCTCGAAACGGCGCTGGCCGCCAAGTTCCCCGAAACGATTCAGGAAGCCGTGGGTACCTGCCCGCAGCGCCCGGCCGGACTCGAAGACCTCGAACGCCGCCCGCAGCGTTTTGCCGTCATGCCGGTCGAGGTGGAGGCGGTGAAGACCTATATTGCGATGCACTGCGGCGCGGGGCTGGCGGGCTCCTGA
- a CDS encoding homoserine dehydrogenase, whose translation MKPLQIALLGAGTVASGVVKVLARNQEELQRRAGRGIALAAIAARNPDKARAALGDALPITTDFMALATRPDIDIVVELMGGISPARELVLAAIAAGKHVVTANKALLAIHGNEIFAAAQAKGVIVAFEAAVAGGIPIIKAVREGLAGNRIEWIAGIINGTTNFILSEMRDKGLDFATVLKQAQALGYAEADPTFDIEGVDAAHKATILCAIAFGVPVQFDKAYVEGITALQAADIRYAEQLGYRIKLLGITKNTGEGIELRVHPTLIPATRLIANVEGAMNAVVVQGDAVGPTLYYGKGAGSEPTASAVIADLVDVTRLHTADPEHRVPHLAFQPDAMSDLPILPMDQVVTAYYLRLRVADQTGVLADLTRILADEGISIDGLIQREAGEGEHQTDLIILTHDTVEAHMNAAIGRMQTLPSVHAPIVRIRKEELR comes from the coding sequence ATGAAACCTTTACAGATTGCCCTTCTCGGCGCGGGCACCGTTGCCAGCGGCGTGGTCAAGGTGCTGGCGCGCAACCAGGAAGAGCTGCAGCGTCGCGCCGGGCGCGGCATTGCCCTCGCGGCGATTGCCGCGCGCAACCCCGACAAGGCGCGCGCCGCTTTAGGGGACGCCCTGCCCATCACAACGGACTTCATGGCGTTGGCGACCCGGCCCGACATCGACATCGTGGTCGAACTCATGGGGGGCATCAGCCCGGCGCGCGAGTTGGTGCTGGCGGCCATCGCTGCGGGCAAGCATGTGGTCACCGCGAACAAGGCCTTGCTGGCCATTCACGGCAACGAAATCTTCGCCGCGGCACAGGCCAAGGGCGTGATCGTGGCCTTCGAGGCGGCTGTGGCCGGCGGAATTCCCATCATCAAGGCGGTGCGCGAAGGGCTGGCGGGCAACCGCATCGAATGGATCGCGGGCATCATCAACGGCACCACCAATTTCATCCTGTCCGAGATGCGCGACAAGGGGCTGGATTTCGCCACCGTGCTCAAGCAGGCGCAGGCGCTGGGCTATGCCGAGGCCGATCCGACCTTCGACATCGAGGGCGTGGACGCGGCGCATAAAGCGACCATTCTCTGCGCCATCGCGTTCGGCGTGCCGGTGCAATTCGACAAAGCCTATGTCGAGGGCATTACCGCGCTGCAGGCTGCCGACATCCGTTACGCCGAGCAACTCGGCTACCGCATCAAGCTGCTGGGCATCACCAAAAACACCGGTGAGGGCATCGAGTTGCGCGTGCATCCCACTCTGATACCGGCCACACGTCTGATCGCCAATGTCGAAGGCGCGATGAATGCGGTGGTGGTGCAGGGCGACGCGGTAGGTCCGACCTTGTATTACGGCAAGGGGGCGGGCTCCGAGCCGACGGCCTCCGCCGTCATCGCCGACCTGGTGGACGTGACCCGGCTGCACACCGCCGATCCCGAGCACCGCGTACCGCATCTGGCCTTCCAGCCCGATGCGATGAGCGACTTGCCCATCCTGCCGATGGATCAGGTGGTCACCGCCTATTACCTGCGCCTGCGCGTGGCCGATCAGACCGGGGTGCTGGCCGACCTCACGCGCATCCTGGCCGATGAGGGTATTTCCATCGACGGTCTCATTCAGCGCGAAGCCGGGGAGGGCGAGCATCAGACCGATCTCATCATCCTCACGCATGACACCGTCGAGGCGCACATGAATGCGGCCATCGGCCGCATGCAGACCCTACCCAGCGTGCACGCGCCCATCGTGCGCATTCGTAAAGAGGAGTTGCGCTGA
- a CDS encoding pyridoxal phosphate-dependent aminotransferase, giving the protein MREFRKSDKLADVCYDIRGPVLDKARQMEEEGQRIIKLNIGNLAVFGFEPPDEIVQDMIHNLPSAAGYTDSKGLFAPRKSIVHYTQEKGIAGVSIDDVFIGNGASELINMSMNALLNNGDEVLIPAPDYPLYTASVALSGGKPVHYICDEQSDWYPDIADIRSKITPNTRAIVVINPNNPTGALYPRELLEEIVQVAREHELIVFADEIYDKTLYDGNTHTSIASLADDVLFITFNGLSKNYRSCGYRSGWMVVSGNKRCARDYIEGLTMLASMRLCANTPGQLAIQTALGGYQSIKDLVAPQGRLTKQRDLAYDLLTQIPGVSVVKPKAALYMFPRLDPEIYPIADDQQFAYDLLAQEKVLIVQGTGFNWPQPDHFRLVFLPNADDLTEAIGRIARFLETLRKRSRAVASASA; this is encoded by the coding sequence GTGCGCGAATTCCGGAAGTCCGACAAATTGGCCGATGTCTGCTATGACATCCGAGGTCCCGTGCTCGACAAGGCGCGGCAGATGGAAGAGGAGGGGCAGCGGATCATCAAGCTCAACATCGGCAATCTGGCCGTGTTCGGCTTCGAGCCGCCCGATGAGATCGTGCAGGACATGATCCACAACCTGCCCAGTGCGGCCGGCTACACCGATTCCAAGGGCCTGTTCGCGCCGCGCAAGTCCATCGTGCATTACACGCAGGAAAAGGGCATTGCGGGGGTGAGCATCGACGATGTGTTCATCGGCAACGGCGCCTCCGAGCTCATCAATATGAGCATGAACGCGCTGCTCAACAATGGCGACGAAGTGCTGATTCCCGCGCCGGATTACCCGCTCTACACCGCGTCGGTGGCCCTTTCGGGCGGCAAGCCGGTGCACTACATCTGCGACGAGCAGTCGGACTGGTATCCGGACATTGCCGACATCCGCAGCAAGATCACGCCCAACACCCGGGCCATCGTGGTGATCAACCCCAACAACCCGACCGGTGCGCTGTACCCGCGCGAATTGCTCGAAGAGATCGTGCAAGTGGCGCGTGAGCATGAACTCATCGTGTTCGCTGATGAGATTTACGACAAGACGCTGTACGACGGCAACACCCACACCAGCATCGCCTCGCTGGCCGACGATGTGCTGTTCATCACCTTCAACGGCCTGTCGAAAAACTACCGCTCCTGCGGCTACCGCTCGGGCTGGATGGTGGTGTCGGGCAACAAACGGTGTGCGCGCGACTACATCGAGGGGCTGACCATGCTGGCCTCGATGCGCCTGTGCGCCAATACGCCGGGCCAGCTGGCCATTCAAACTGCGCTGGGCGGTTATCAGAGCATCAAGGATCTGGTCGCGCCGCAGGGGCGCCTGACCAAGCAGCGTGATCTGGCTTACGACCTGCTCACGCAGATTCCGGGGGTCAGCGTGGTGAAACCGAAGGCGGCGCTGTATATGTTCCCGCGGCTCGATCCCGAGATTTACCCCATCGCCGACGATCAACAGTTCGCCTACGACCTGCTGGCGCAGGAAAAAGTGTTGATCGTGCAGGGTACCGGCTTCAACTGGCCGCAGCCCGACCATTTTCGGCTCGTTTTTCTGCCCAATGCCGACGATCTGACGGAAGCCATCGGCCGCATCGCGCGCTTTCTAGAAACCCTCCGCAAGCGCAGCCGCGCTGTTGCCTCGGCCTCGGCCTGA
- a CDS encoding Mth938-like domain-containing protein has protein sequence MKLQPDFSPDTQMVSAYGPGYVEVNGVRHTSACVFAPQQAPKPWGAEHVGALLPAHIDALLLDPLPEVVLIGTGREQHLLPAALMRQLISRRIGWEVMDTAAACRTYNILAGEGRHVLAALMIE, from the coding sequence ATGAAACTCCAGCCCGACTTCTCCCCCGATACGCAGATGGTCTCCGCCTACGGGCCGGGCTATGTCGAAGTCAACGGCGTGCGCCACACCAGCGCCTGCGTGTTCGCCCCGCAGCAGGCGCCAAAGCCCTGGGGTGCCGAGCACGTCGGCGCGCTGTTGCCCGCGCACATCGACGCCCTGTTGCTCGATCCGCTGCCCGAGGTGGTGCTCATAGGCACGGGCCGCGAGCAGCATCTGCTGCCCGCCGCCTTGATGCGCCAGCTCATCTCGCGCCGCATCGGCTGGGAAGTCATGGACACCGCCGCCGCCTGTCGCACCTACAACATTCTGGCGGGCGAAGGTCGTCATGTGCTGGCCGCGCTGATGATCGAATGA
- a CDS encoding peroxiredoxin, which produces MALVLNKVVPDFEAAATSGVQFSPKNYLGKKIVLYFYPKDMTPGCTTESMHFRDNFEAFEQANAVIFGISRDNLLSHEKFKEHLELPFDLIADTEEKLCHMFGVVKNKIMYGKKVKGIERSTFVIDADGVLRQEWRGIKVAGHVDEVLDVIQKL; this is translated from the coding sequence ATGGCTTTGGTCTTGAATAAAGTGGTTCCCGATTTCGAAGCCGCCGCCACCAGTGGCGTGCAGTTCAGCCCGAAAAACTATCTGGGCAAAAAAATTGTTCTCTACTTCTACCCCAAGGACATGACGCCCGGTTGCACCACCGAGTCCATGCACTTTCGCGACAACTTCGAAGCATTCGAGCAGGCCAATGCCGTGATTTTCGGCATCTCGCGCGACAACCTGCTGTCGCACGAAAAGTTCAAGGAGCACCTCGAACTGCCGTTCGACCTGATCGCTGATACGGAAGAAAAGCTCTGCCACATGTTCGGTGTGGTGAAGAACAAGATCATGTATGGCAAGAAGGTCAAGGGCATCGAGCGCAGTACCTTCGTCATCGATGCCGACGGCGTCCTGCGGCAGGAATGGCGCGGGATCAAAGTCGCGGGGCACGTTGACGAAGTGCTCGACGTCATCCAGAAACTCTGA
- a CDS encoding PhoH family protein, with amino-acid sequence MPLPPPPKSMGSLLTQAAPSTTQTPSASRKTTALDKARPIPQETAPTVAVVSAATRPAASTRQTRQPIPREVAPAAADRPAQKAVQPKRAPIAQQPAKLFVLDTNVLLHDPMSLYRFEEHDIYLPMVTLEELDAHKKGLSEVARNGRQVSRELDALVADTGSGIDQGIALNRTGHAEAKGRLFFQTRAHDVELPIALPQGKADNQILAVLQDLTHIHTERPVVLVSKDINMRVKARALGLHAEDYANDKTLDDADLLYTGMMVLPPDFWDRQAKSVESWQQGGNTFYRVQGKFVAQMLVNQAVYWESGSAPPLYARVKEIRANTAVLQVMRDHTHQKNAIWGVTARNREQNFALNLLMDPDVDFVTLAGQAGTGKTLLALAAGLSQVLDARRYNEIIVTRVTVPVGEDIGYLPGTEEEKMGPWMGALDDNLEVLNQSEGGNSGGEWGRAATQDLIRSKIKIKSMNFMRGRTFLNKYVIIDEAQNLTPKQMKTLITRAGPGTKLVCMGNIAQIDTPYLTEGSSGMTFVVDRFKGWGHSGHVTLARGERSRLADYASEVL; translated from the coding sequence ATGCCCCTGCCTCCCCCACCCAAGTCCATGGGCAGCCTGCTGACCCAAGCTGCTCCGTCGACCACACAGACGCCCTCCGCTTCGCGAAAAACCACGGCGCTCGACAAGGCCCGCCCAATACCTCAGGAGACCGCGCCGACGGTCGCAGTTGTGTCGGCGGCGACGCGGCCCGCGGCATCCACGCGCCAAACACGCCAGCCGATACCGCGTGAGGTCGCCCCCGCTGCTGCGGATCGCCCCGCCCAGAAGGCGGTGCAGCCCAAGCGGGCACCCATTGCCCAGCAACCCGCCAAGCTGTTCGTCCTCGACACCAATGTGCTGCTGCACGACCCGATGTCGCTCTACCGCTTTGAAGAGCACGACATCTATCTGCCAATGGTCACGCTGGAAGAACTGGACGCGCACAAAAAGGGCCTGTCGGAAGTGGCGCGCAATGGCCGCCAGGTCAGCCGTGAGCTCGATGCTTTGGTGGCCGATACCGGCAGCGGCATCGACCAAGGTATCGCGCTGAATCGCACCGGCCATGCGGAGGCCAAGGGACGCCTGTTCTTCCAGACCCGCGCGCACGATGTCGAACTGCCCATCGCACTGCCTCAGGGCAAGGCGGACAACCAGATCCTGGCGGTGCTGCAGGATCTCACGCACATTCATACCGAGCGGCCTGTGGTGCTGGTGTCCAAGGACATCAATATGCGCGTGAAAGCCCGCGCCCTGGGGCTGCATGCCGAGGATTACGCCAACGACAAGACGCTAGACGACGCCGATCTGCTCTACACCGGCATGATGGTGCTACCGCCCGATTTTTGGGATCGGCAGGCCAAGTCGGTGGAAAGCTGGCAGCAGGGCGGCAACACCTTCTACCGGGTGCAGGGCAAGTTCGTCGCACAGATGCTGGTCAATCAGGCGGTTTATTGGGAGAGCGGCAGCGCCCCGCCGCTCTACGCGCGAGTGAAGGAAATCCGCGCGAACACCGCCGTGCTGCAGGTCATGCGCGACCATACGCACCAGAAAAACGCCATCTGGGGCGTCACGGCGCGCAACCGCGAACAGAACTTCGCCCTCAACCTGCTGATGGACCCGGATGTGGATTTCGTCACATTGGCGGGACAGGCCGGTACCGGCAAGACCCTGCTCGCGCTGGCCGCGGGCCTGTCTCAGGTGCTGGACGCCCGGCGGTACAACGAAATCATCGTGACCCGCGTGACCGTTCCAGTGGGCGAAGACATCGGCTACCTACCGGGCACCGAAGAAGAAAAGATGGGCCCTTGGATGGGCGCGCTCGACGACAACCTCGAAGTGCTCAATCAGAGCGAAGGGGGCAACTCGGGCGGCGAGTGGGGCCGGGCCGCCACGCAAGATCTCATCCGCTCCAAGATCAAGATCAAGAGCATGAACTTCATGCGGGGCCGCACGTTTCTCAACAAATACGTCATCATCGACGAAGCTCAGAACCTCACGCCCAAGCAAATGAAAACCCTGATCACCCGCGCGGGCCCCGGCACCAAGCTGGTGTGCATGGGCAATATCGCGCAGATCGACACGCCCTACCTCACCGAAGGCAGCTCAGGCATGACTTTTGTGGTGGACCGTTTCAAGGGCTGGGGCCACAGTGGTCACGTCACCCTGGCCAGAGGCGAACGCAGCCGCCTGGCCGACTACGCCAGCGAAGTGCTGTAA